atgtcgtatgcataacagagaaagaacacaaactaatcttttgtcacatgccgcgcaatcaactcgctccagttttaaccccttatgaccaattgatctaatcaaaccgtgcaaaagtaatagatccaatctactacaacaacatatcacctatatgcaaaagatccagactAAAAACTATGCAAGATGGCTCTagtaccactgtagggaaacgggtaggctacgctagcatcactaccgcataaactcaagatacttgcgagtagaagatcatagatcgttaccactagacgcgcagcgctgcggaagaagtcgcgcgtcgatgtagaggaagtagttgatcacgtcccacgaaccgagctcctcgtacttgatcccagcagccgatcagcacagcagtcgcagcagcgcctccacggagtccacacgtacggggatgaaacgccgggcgtcggtgtgctagcaccgcacgcacggcaagggcggcggccgagagagagggaggggcggcggctagggaggtggcgcggctcagatcatcgcccccctagcccctccctcatatatatagggcgtactaatgggcttctatctcataagcccattagtaaccctaatccctcttggatcaatatccacttgggcctttaaaccgtattgtgatgatgggctctttggcatatcaccaacatttGGCACCAGACCCTTCAACCAGTACTTGGATAAAGTGGCATCTCGCGTGGCAACGTGCCACTCAAATATGGCGCCACTCACACTAGTgctgtttctgttttttttcctcGTTGCAGCAGCGCCTCTTTCCGCACTCAGGTGCGGTAGCAAGGCATCATGGAGGCGTGTCTCTTCGATCCCAGCAAGCGGCCCTCCTCCGGTGGAAGTCCACCCTGCGAGGCTCCCCGGCGCTCGAATCATGGCGGCAGGGAACCAGCCCGTGCAGCAGCAACTGGACAGGCGTCGCGTGTGGcgtcgccgtccgccgcggccaccgTGCATCCcccgtggcggtggcggtgaccgAGATTTCCCTGTGGGACGCCGGCATCCATGGCCGCCtcggtgagctcaatttctCGGCGCTCCCCTTCCTCACATACATGGACATCAGCCTGAACAGCCTTCACGGCGAGATCCCACCGGCCATCGCCTCTCTAAGCCGGCTGTCCTACCTCGATCTGGTGGGCAACTTCCTCCATGGACCCATCCCCCGTGAGATGGGCAGCATGGGGCTTCTTGGCTACTTGGGGCTCGCTTTCAACAACCTCACGGGCCGCATCCCTGCATCCTTTGGGAACCTCACGACACTAGCCACTCTGATTATCGCAAAAAACATGCTCGCTGGGGCGATACCGGAGGAGCTTGGGAAGCTGGCCAGTCTAGATTATTTGGAGTTGGACAGTAACTTGTTGGACGGCCAAATTCAGGAAAGCCTTGGCAACCTGACCAAAGTAAGATCCATGTACCTCTACGGAAACCGCCTATCAGGGCCCATACCATCTTCACTAGGCAACCTTAGGAAACTGAGGGATCTTGACCTCGGTCAGAACAGGTTGAGTAGTGGCATTCCTGTCTTTCTGCCAAACCTTACTGACCTGAATACACTTTATCTAGCCGGGAATGAGCTCACAGGTTTCCTTCCCCAAGAGATTGGGTTGCTGGCCAAGTTGAACGCACTGTTGTTGTACACAAACCAGCTAACAGGAACGATTCTTCCAATCATAGGGAACCTTACCGGGCTGAACCACATTGACCTCTCGGACAACcaatttgtgggttccataccGGGCGAGATTGGCAGTCTGGTGGGTCTCCGGTTCATGTCTTTATCTCAAAATCAGATCTCAGGCtcagttccagcaactttcggGAACCTTACAGGCATGACAAGGCTTGACctcttcagtaacatgttgtCAGGTCCTTTGCCTCAAGAGTTTGCTTATCTTACACACTTAGAGGTGCTCAGCATTGCCAACAACTCCTTCTCCGGGGAATTGCCCCCTGATGTCTGCAAAGGGGGGAATCTCCAAGTGTTTCAAGTCGCTTTGAATATGTTCACCGGTCCCATCCCTGTAAGCCTGAAAACATGCACGAGCCTCATtgatttttttcatttattCCAACCAGATAACAGGAGATATATCCAATTTTGGGCCCTACCCTCATCTTGTCGAAGTAGATTTATCACAAAACAAACTTCGCGGGCATTTGTCGAAAAGCTGGGGTTCAACTATCAATCTAACCAGGCTGTCTGTGGCAGAAAATATGATTACCGGAAGCCTGCCACCAGAATTCTCAAATCTAGCAAACTTGCAGGTACTTCTGCTCCACACAAACAATCTTACAGGCGAAATACCAGCGGAATTTAGCAATCTATCAAATCTCTACCAGCTCAACTTATCACATAACCAGTTGTCGGGAAATATACCGCCTGAGTTCGGTCGTATGAGTGAACTGCAGTATCTTGATGTATCTGGGAATAAGTTGAACGGGTCGATACCAAAAGAGATTGGGAGTTGCACTAATCTAGAATCCTTGATGGTTAACCATAACAGGCTGAGTGGAGATTTGCCAGCATCCATTGGTAATCTGGGGAACCTGCAGATTGTGTTGGATGCCAGCAACAGCAAACTCACAGGTGAGCTACCTGCACAGCTTGGGAACTTGGCGATGTTGGAGCTCTTGAACCTCTCCCATAATCAATTCAGTGGAAACATTCCGAAATCCATTGTTGGCATGGTTAGCCTGTCAACACTTGATGTGTCATACAAAAACTTGGAAGGGCCTCTACCAATAGGACGACTATTCAGCAATGCCACAATAGAATGGTTCCTGCACAACAAAGGCTTGTGTGGCAATATCTCAGGCCTGCCAACATGCTCTTCAACTTCAGAAATGGAATATCACAAAGGGATTCACACAATGGTGCTTGCAATTTCTATCCCCGTGTGTGTAGTTACTATTCTTGCAGTTTTTGCTGTTGCTATGATTGTCCACAAAAGGAGCATGCAGCAAAACACTATatgcttttgggttgaattggtcggtgcatgcaactcaatatggtatcaaaaccagaggtctcgagttcgaatcctggttagcgcaattaaataaaataattgttgctcgctcctattccacgtctgaggcctgagggagcctccacgtgagggggagtgttggaatataagtgaattgcccacctcttcccatcagcttagtcttttgggttgaactggtcggtgcatgcaactcaatatggtatcaaagACAGagaggtctcgagttcgaatcctggttagcgcaattaaataaaataattgttgCTCGCTCCTATTCCACGTTTGAGGCCTGAGGGCGCCTCTacgtgagggggagtgttggaatataagtgaattgcccacctctccccatcagcttaagcttttgggttgaactggtcggtgcatgcaactcaataagaATAGATGTTCTTTCAGTGTGGAATTTTGATGGAAAACTAGCATTTGAAGATATTAATGCGGCTACAGAAAACTTCAGTGAAAGATATATAGTAGGCTCAGGTGGCTATGGCATTGTCTACAAAGCTCATCTTCAAGGAGGGAGATTGGTTGAGGTGAAAAAACTTCATCAAACAGACGAACAAACAATTGATGAAAAGAGATTCATTGGCGAAATTGAAGTGTTGACAAAGATCCGTCATCGAAGCATTGTCAAGCTGTATGGGTTTTGCTCCCATCCTAGGTACAAATTTTTAGTATATGATTACATTGAGAACGGAAACCTTCGCTCTATCTTGCAAAGGAGTTAGACTGGAAGAAGCGAGTTTCCATTGCTAGAGACGTGGCACAAGCTATCTACTACTTGCACCATGAATGCAACCCGCCAATCATCCATTGTGATATAACAAGTAACAACATCTTGCTAGATGCAGATTTCAAGTCTTATGTTTCAGATTTTGGAATAGCAAGGATGCTAAAACCTGATTCATCCAATTGGAGTGAACTAGCAGGAACATATGGTTATATAGCCCCCGGTATGTGGTCACAGTTACTTTCTTGTTACCATTTGCAAATATCAAACATACTGCAGTTTGGTTTCATGTTTGATTATTGATTGGTTCTTTATTTTGATTTTTGATGCAGAGCTCTCTTACACATCAGTGGTGACAGCAAAATGCGATGTCTACAGCTTTGGTGTCCTTGTGCTGGAGATTGTGATGGGGATGTACCCCTCGGAGATACAATTCCTTGCTTCCCGGGAACAGCATCATGATTGTGATGGGGATATGTTGGACAAGCGCCCATCATCTCCAACATCTGTAGAAGAGAAAGAAATTGCTGCTCTTGTGGAAGTGGCATTTGCTTGCCTGCAAACTTCTCCTCAGTTTAGGCCAGAGATTGAGGATGTCTATCAGAAACTGGCTCTGCACAGACCACATTCTTCGTTTGCCTCACCTTCTCATGCACATAGACAAGAAGAAATAATAGAAGTGTAAGGTCATCTGTGCTGAGCAATTCATAGTGTTAATACGTTAAAGCAGAGTGATAAAATCTCAACAACAATGTGACATTGAAACACCATGGTACTATAAGAAGCATAGTCCATTCTGCAATCTACACAATGCCAATTTCTCTATACAATACAGTTTCAAATTACAGCAACAATCAGCTAGATGCCACTTTCAGGGCAGAACCGTTGTGTACATTTCTGTTTCGCTAACAGGCAAGATCACTCATTCACTCCCTTCTTCGGCTTTTGTGACGGTGGCGATGGTGATGCTTTGATTTCTTCGTGTCCTTTTCCTTCCTTTtatctcttttctcttttttctcagacttctttttcttttccttctcgcTCTGTGGTTCAGAACTCGATCCCCTTCCATCCAACGTTTCCTTACACCAATGATCATCAGGAGACTTGGATCTCAATAACAAAGGCTTCTCTGGGCCTTGTACTCGACGTTCCCATTTTTCTTCCACACGTACATCAGGACTAGGCTCGTTGTCATGACAACGGGATGAAGAATCAAGGTATGGACCAGGCTCATCCATCCTTGAACCAATGGCCCCACGTCCTCGTTTCACCCTAACAAAATAGCAACAATACACTTGTTACCGATAATTGCTGATAGGTAACCAATAGAAAGGTTTACAGCACAaacaaattaaaatataccataTAATAGGATACCAGCACTCATCAACAGAATAATGGGCTACTTAAGTTGGAATAATCTAACTAACTATATTGTCAATTGCTACAAAATGAACATCATCCTAAAGGTATGCCGTTAGTAATCTATTGATACAAATTTTGCATATCGAACATGCATATAATTGAACTAATTGTTGGTCAAAATCTACAAAACTTTAACTTTtccaaaaacaaattacaatttAGATTGATGGACAAAGGGAGTAATATTGAAGATGCGTACAAATTGCATACTTTTTCATACACAATtataattaaaataatatttagTTATATATTAGGTGTTACATCAAGAAAATAATGGATTTCTTGCATTGAAAAGAATAATGAATATTCTAAGTGACCTCGAATGAAGAAATCTTTCGATTTCATCATCCTTGAGACCATCCTCCTGGTCTGAGTAAGAAGTACGATACGTGGTCCCTTCTTGTTCAACCCTTGAGCTGGAGCTATGGTTTCTCATTTCACTTTTGCGCTTCTCGCCTCTAGAATCATCATGATCTTTACTTCTGCTACTTCTGCCTTTCATCTTTGACTCCAACTCCAGCTCCTTTTCCCTAGCACGCCACATTTCATTGACCTCCACAACACGGTTTGCTGCAGGACAACAGCATATTTCAATTCAGATATACAAAATATCTACTTGGTTTCAACAAAAAAATTTTGACACGGTCAATAATACTGTTGCCCCTAAGAATGCAAGGTCAATATACTTAAAAAAACAAGTTAGAATATCTACAAGATTAAGCTGCAGATGCATCCTTCAACTTCAAGCAACTAACACCAGGGGAATTCAAAGGAGCACAATGCTAACCTTGCTGAACTCCACGAACTGTGGCAGTGAGGAACCGTGAGTTTGGACGATGCCTTACATTAGGCTTTCGCAGATATGCATGAATACCTTCCCTGTCAGCCTCTATCTGTAATCTCCGTGCCTCTTCAAGTAGTAAGGAGGCAAGACGATTTTCTGTCTCCAGATCCATTGTGTAACTCCGAGTTCAACAACTGGCTGTCCAGAAATGAAATCTTTAGTAATAGGAAAAAAAGATAGTATAAAAGGAAATAAACATAAAAATTATTAGCATATTACACCAGAGATATACGTATGATGAATCATGAAAGTTTTTTAGAGCAAAAAAGACAAAAGGAACCTTGGCTTTCCAAATTTCCAGCGTACAATTGATCTGCATTATTTTGCTTGGGCGTATGGGAATGTGCCTTTGGCAATAAAAGAACTTATTACTATAGTGTCTGATCAAACTAAGATGTAAGactcaagcagtctcattgaaACTAATTTGTCAGGTCAACCCAGGAAAGCAGAATGTCACCAGAATGAGGTGGTAAAGTTGAAGCATGGATCTGGAGCACGCAAGGTAAGAGTGGTTGCAAAGG
This portion of the Panicum virgatum strain AP13 chromosome 2N, P.virgatum_v5, whole genome shotgun sequence genome encodes:
- the LOC120659773 gene encoding nucleolar protein 58-like encodes the protein MDLETENRLASLLLEEARRLQIEADREGIHAYLRKPNVRHRPNSRFLTATVRGVQQANRVVEVNEMWRAREKELELESKMKGRSSRSKDHDDSRGEKRKSEMRNHSSSSRVEQEGTTYRTSYSDQEDGLKDDEIERFLHSRVKRGRGAIGSRMDEPGPYLDSSSRCHDNEPSPDVRVEEKWERRVQGPEKPLLLRSKSPDDHWCKETLDGRGSSSEPQSEKEKKKKSEKKEKRDKRKEKDTKKSKHHHRHRHKSRRRE